From a single Candoia aspera isolate rCanAsp1 chromosome 2, rCanAsp1.hap2, whole genome shotgun sequence genomic region:
- the LOC134491079 gene encoding cytochrome c oxidase copper chaperone has product MSNLASCDTGGLQAPAQAEQKPPSSLKPCCACPETKQARDACIIEKGEENCGHLIEAHKECMRALGFKI; this is encoded by the exons ATGTCGAATCTGGCCTCCTGCGATACGGGGGGTCTCCAAGCCCCAGCTCAGGCGGAGCAAAAGCCGCCGTCTTCGCTGAAACCGTGTTGTGCCTGCCCCGAGACGAAGCAGGCGCGCGACGCCTG CATCAtcgaaaaaggagaagaaaactgtGGTCATCTTATTGAAGCTCACAAGGAGTGCATGAGAGCTTTGGGTTTTAAGATATGA